In Nostoc sp. PCC 7120 = FACHB-418, the genomic stretch ACCTTTGGGTTTTTTACTCATGCAGCACGCCTTAAAAACTGATCACGATGCCATTGTAGAGAATCTCGCCTTGGATAATACTGCTCTTGGGCAGGTAAGATTATGCGATCGCCGCTAAACTCCCTCATTGGTTTAGCGTTGGGTGATTCTTCCCGTAGGCTGTTAGAGACGATGATAGTGTAATCATCATCAATGCTGAACCAAAAACGGTCAAATGCCCAATGATGATTTTTGCACAGTGCCAGCCCATTATCGATGCGGTCATCGTAGAACTGCGAGAATGGTTTGATGTGTGACCCATCTACAATGTTCTGTCCGAGTGAGTCAAGTATCTGCAATCCGCAGAATGCACAACGGTAGTTATAAGTTGAAACTACAATTTTACGGAATGCACCATCTCGCACAATTACAGCTTGCTCATCTTCTAGTTCTTCTGGCTGATAAACTTTACCACCAGTGCGTTGCAACTGGTCTTGTAGTTCAGCAAAGGCGTTGACTTGCAATAACGGCTCTATATCCTCCTGTGTAAGCTCATTAAACCAGGAGTCAATCAAAACATGAGTTAGTACAGTTCTGTCTTGGTGATTTTGGAGCAGTAACCAGAGTTCATCATCAAGGTAGGCGTACTCTACTGTTTCTCTGATGGTGCTAGGAGTCCTAATTTTTATTTTGGCTTTCATCCATCCCTCAAATCCCAGTTTCATTTGGTAATGCCAAAAGCGATCGCTGGTCAGGTGATAGAAAGGTAAACCTATATCTGGCTTACGTAGTGGCTCCAGGTGGCTCCATAGTTTAAGAAACGTGGCGATAAGTTCAGCATTGAAGGGGATTTGGTTTTTGGTGATCTGCCTCGTTGCTATCATTTCGATGACAGACAGCAGCAAAATGGGCTTATTTGGTGCGCCAGGGCTAACGTTTAAACCTATTTTGTTTGATGCGGATTTAGGAGAAAATTTCTTAACGTAGTAAGCTAAATCTTTATTCATTTGCAGCCATGCGCGAATATCGATGTACACGTAACGCATTATACTTACACGACTGCATAGGTCGAGATGACCTTAGAGAACGCCAAGGTCATTATATTTGGGCAATCAACGAAGAAGCTGCATGGCAAGAAATGGCGCGGCGGTATCCAGATGAAACTGAGGCTGGGTTTACTGTGGAGGAGTGGGAAAGTTTTGATGTAAAGGTGGTAGAAGTGAAACGTGATCAGAATGGGAACATTATAGATGAAAACTCTGAATTGGATTGATAAATCTGCATGGGCAGACGGTGAATGGCAGCAAGAACCAGACCGAATTGAATGGGTTTATCTGGGATTCCCTTGTTTAATAGTCAGGCAAGACCCAGGTTTTTTGTGTGGCTATGTGGGTATTCCTCCAACTCATCCTTATTATGGTAAGGATGGCACAAACAACGAATTAAGGTGCATTCAAGTTCATGGAAAAATTACGTTTTCTGAAGCATCTCACCAAAGTAATGACCCCAAAGCAGTTTGTCATCAACTATTACCAATAACTGATAATTATTGGTGGATAGGGTTTGACTGTACCCATAGCGAAGATATTTCTCCAATTATTGTGAATATTTTTAATTATAGGGATGCTACATATAAAAATTTAGAATTTGTCAAAAATCAAGTTGAATATTTGGCACAGCAATTAAGTACCTTGAAAACAGAATAGATTATGTCATCAGGCAGCATCATTATTAGCACAATTCTCAAACACGATACTAAAGTAACAAGCTACAAAATCGCCTTGTTACGTGCCATTAATGATGTCGTCCTCAGCTTCCCTGATTTGCGGAAAACGAACGCGGATGTAGCTGTGCCTTTACGGGTACTGGCTCAGTTTTGGATTGCTTATTACTGGCCTTTTGTCAAACCAAGTGACCCTATTTTGCAAGGACAACGAGCAATAGTTAATGGTCAATTGCGAAATGATATCTTGTTTCGCCCTCAACTAGAGAAATTACGCTGTGAATGGGAATCAGGTGTTAGTGGAATCTTCAGCCCTAGCGATGGCTTTTACCTCATCAACGAGCTGAGAGTACCGCGAAAATATCAAGGCTACTCAAAACCGTTACGTCAAGCCTATCAAGTTGCTCTCACAGCCATTAGTAAAGCAATTGAGCAGCCAGTTAAATATGCAGGGCTTGGTCACTGGAGTGTATTTGATAAACCCTTAAGGTATGCAGAACAAAGCTATCAAGTTGTAGCAGTTCCTGGTACTAAAGCAGATGATAAATGCTTAATAATTAAAGCTGATCTGTGGCAAACTTTTGGGGATATGTCATTGTGGATTGAAGCACTTTGCATTCATGAATGGTGTTTGTTCACAGAGAAATTACAACAGAAAAATCACTCAAAAGTGCATCGAGGTTGCATTTATGAGTTGTTAACAGATAGACCTGACAATCGCAGACCTTTAACTTGGGAACGTAACAATGTAGATTTACTGTTAATGGAAGGTACAGAGTTTGTTTGCCCTTGGACAAAAAAGCACATTTCTTATGGCATCAGGTACGATTTAGACCACCTTTTACCCGTATCTCTCTACCCCATCAATGAACTTTGGAACTTAGTACCTGCTGACCCTAATTTCAATTCACACACCAAGCGCGATCGCTTACCTTCTCAGGCAAAATTGCAACAAGCTCAACCCTCTTTAGAGTTAGCTTACAGAAACTACAGCACATCTAGTTCACTGTCTCTAGCACTCCAAGAAGATGTGGCTGTCAGATTTGCTACTATCTTCGGTGATACTGCTTGTTTTCCTGGTGTACTATCAGCTGCTGTTGTTGATCTCATTGATGTTTTTGCTGAATCTCGTAACTTAGCTCGTTTTTGACGATATGGCTATTACATTTTAAACTTTGGTTTTCAGAAGTAGTTCCTTGTCCAAAGAAAATGATTAAGGAGTATGAGGTGATATTAAGAGAAAAAATTCAGCAACTCCTTGACTGCTATGATTCTTCTCAAACAGAATGCGATGGTATGACTCGCATCTGCCACACTGTGTTAACTAATCATGGCATTGAGCATCAACCCATGATTGGGGTTTTGATTCGGCAAAATCAAGAAATTGAGCCGCATTTTTGGATAGACCTAGCATCAGGTGAACGTATCGATTATCGAGCCAAAATGTGGCTTCAAGGAGAAAATATTCCTCATGGAATCTTTTACCCTCAAGACTTTCCAGATGTCATCTACACTGGCGAACCAATAGAGTTAGAGGTTTTGTCTCCAGTAGTGTTTGAGATATTGACTCTTAAGATAGATTATGAAAAATTTCAGCAAGGTCAAGCACCTTACTAGGTTTTTGTCCTGGTTCTACTGTCATAACATATAGCCCATACGGACAACCTTGTTCCCATTTACAAGCATCGACCATATAGTAAGTGTTATCAATGTTGAACACGGCGATCGCTTTATTTCTTTTAGTCGCTATTTGACTTGCAACGTTAACAAGCTCTATAAAACTTTCAGGTGTCATTAAATATTGATAACTATGGTGAATTAAACAGGTTGTTCTTGCCACCACTTAGGGTTAATCAACTCTACTTGTGACACCTCATAATGGCGGCAAGTTTCTAAGTCAACCCTAGCTGCCCTAATAGAACGCACAGCAATACTAGACAGAGAATACACCTTTAGGTCTGGAGTATCGGAATTTGAGAGTGTGGTTAACACTTCCATTGGAGTTAGACTGGCACTTAAAGCTACCACAAATGGTTGTAGGTTTAACCAATGTATTGCAGCACTGGTAGACCAAGTTGCTGATTGCTGTTCATGATGTTCTTTGTAGTTCAACTCAAAAGCATCACGGGCTTGCTTTTGGGTCGAATAAGTTAATAAACCGTTGTCATCAGGGTTGAGAGGTAAATATGCTCCCTCTGTAGTATTGAAGATGATGAAATAATTTTGCTCTGTTTCCATAAAATTATTCAACAATAAATTTTAAATTTCGCATTATCTACTATACTGAATTAAAAATTGTCATCTTACTATTAATTAGCAATATATATTGTACGCCTTATGTGAATTAAGCCAGAGGATGCTGTTCAAAAGTAAGCACATCAATACCAAAACGCTGACGCAAAAAAATGCGTAGAGTATGACTGGTGATTTTAGCGGTAACATGAACGCACAGAGCATCAACTTTCTTTCTCAGCAGACGTTCCAAATTACGTCCGGTATTTTGTACCTCGTTAAAGACTCCTTCAATACGCTCACGCAGGCTGTTTAATAAACTCTCAAACGCTTTTGGCTGTTGTTGAAGTTGGTTGGCTCGTTTGGGAGTGAAAATTTGATTGCCGGTGATTTTGGAAATATCACTCTGCCATTCGCCACCAATAAATCCTTTATCTGCAAGGATACGACAGCCATGAACACGGTCTAAAACTGATTCGGCTGCTAGACGTTCATCAGTACTAGCTGGCACTAAAGAGTAAACTAGGGGTATGCCGTTGAGGGTACTGATGAGTACCAATTTGTAGCCAAAATAGTTCATTTTTCGACTGGCACACCACCCATAATCAGCACTGCCAGTAAAATCACTTTGGCGTTTGTCACGTTTGTAGCCAACTACTGGTACTGGTTTTGTGTCTAACAAAAGTGTGGTCTCAAAGATTGCCCCTAAGTCAACAACCCAGAAACGTCTTAGTTCTTCCAGCATTCCTTCCAAGCGTCTGGCTCTTCGGTTAAACTGGCTTTGGTCTAACAATTTCGGGAATAGGCTCAAATAGTTTGCTCTGACGAACCCTAAATGTAACGACCTGCAATGCTAATCGCTCAGACCTGCAATCATCACTGTTTTCAGCCAGGATTAATTGCAACTATAATTTCATTTGAACCAGGATTAAATGCAACTGAGCCAGGATTATTTGCAACCAACCTGCAATCATCGGTTTGAGCCAGGATTATCTGCAACTATAAAAGTAAAAAAAACGAACGGTTTTTTAACTGCGTCACCAGTAAGGCTTAGAGTTACTTTTACCGTTGGTTTTTAAGTAAAAAAACTCGGTAAAGAATTCAAAGTTAATTTATAAAATTCTCAAATGAGTTTTTTGACAAACTCCTGTCAAGGAGAGAAAACTTAGTCATAGTAAAGTGTTGAGCTTATTTGCAATTAATCCTGGTCGAAACGGATGATTGCAGGCTGGTTGCATTTAATCCTGGCTCAGTTGCAGTTAATCCTGGTTCAAATGAAATTATAGTTGCAATTAATCCTGGCTGAAAACAGTGATGATTGCAGGTCTGAGCGATTAGCATTGCAGGTCGCTAGTGTGATTCGTTCTGTCGAAACGAGTAGAAATATTCGGGGATGACAGGCAAGGGAAATATTCGGGAGAAATTCCGACAGAACCTTGACAACTCAATTTTTCGTGATGGTGAAATTCCATCCCTCCAAGTGCAGGAGTGAAAGCAAGTCCCCCATTTCAGCAAAAGTGGTTCTTTGTTGGGATGAAGCGGGGAATCATGGCGGTAACTGCAAGCCTAATGTGGAATCCCGCCTAGCATAGCTGGTCATGGATAGTCAAACGAATCTCTTGATTGAATCATCGTTATGCAAAACAAGCCAAAAGGCTGACAGGCTTGTCCCAAAAGGGAAAAGATTAGTGGTTGGCTGATTAGCGACAGACCAATAAGCACTCACAATAAACTCGGTGAAGAGAGAGAGTCCTAAAACCAACGTCAAACGAAAAATTGGGAACGAAGTAACCCCCTAATGTACTCTCCAAAACTGGTCGAACTTTGGAGTAGGTAGCCAACCGGAAGTCATCAGGGGGAGGGATTGCCTCAGAAGCGAATGCCTCCTTGTAACGAGAAGGATATGCAGACGGAGGCACGGTGACTTGGATTGTAGAGGTGCAAGTAGCAATGTATACATCTAAAACGAGTTTCAAGACTACGGTGGAATGGAATGCTATCCCCTGGCAAAAGCTAGAAAGGAAAGTATTTAAGTTACAAAAGCG encodes the following:
- a CDS encoding HNH endonuclease, translated to MNKDLAYYVKKFSPKSASNKIGLNVSPGAPNKPILLLSVIEMIATRQITKNQIPFNAELIATFLKLWSHLEPLRKPDIGLPFYHLTSDRFWHYQMKLGFEGWMKAKIKIRTPSTIRETVEYAYLDDELWLLLQNHQDRTVLTHVLIDSWFNELTQEDIEPLLQVNAFAELQDQLQRTGGKVYQPEELEDEQAVIVRDGAFRKIVVSTYNYRCAFCGLQILDSLGQNIVDGSHIKPFSQFYDDRIDNGLALCKNHHWAFDRFWFSIDDDYTIIVSNSLREESPNAKPMREFSGDRIILPAQEQYYPRRDSLQWHRDQFLRRAA
- a CDS encoding HNH endonuclease domain-containing protein, encoding MSSGSIIISTILKHDTKVTSYKIALLRAINDVVLSFPDLRKTNADVAVPLRVLAQFWIAYYWPFVKPSDPILQGQRAIVNGQLRNDILFRPQLEKLRCEWESGVSGIFSPSDGFYLINELRVPRKYQGYSKPLRQAYQVALTAISKAIEQPVKYAGLGHWSVFDKPLRYAEQSYQVVAVPGTKADDKCLIIKADLWQTFGDMSLWIEALCIHEWCLFTEKLQQKNHSKVHRGCIYELLTDRPDNRRPLTWERNNVDLLLMEGTEFVCPWTKKHISYGIRYDLDHLLPVSLYPINELWNLVPADPNFNSHTKRDRLPSQAKLQQAQPSLELAYRNYSTSSSLSLALQEDVAVRFATIFGDTACFPGVLSAAVVDLIDVFAESRNLARF
- a CDS encoding IS982 family transposase, whose protein sequence is MSLFPKLLDQSQFNRRARRLEGMLEELRRFWVVDLGAIFETTLLLDTKPVPVVGYKRDKRQSDFTGSADYGWCASRKMNYFGYKLVLISTLNGIPLVYSLVPASTDERLAAESVLDRVHGCRILADKGFIGGEWQSDISKITGNQIFTPKRANQLQQQPKAFESLLNSLRERIEGVFNEVQNTGRNLERLLRKKVDALCVHVTAKITSHTLRIFLRQRFGIDVLTFEQHPLA